The DNA region ATGCGCTAGGCTGAGTAATTGTAAATGAGGTAGAACCGGAACATCCATTAGCATCCGTTACGGTACAGGTATACGTACCTGCAATTAGACCTGTAGCGTTGGTTGTTCCCTGACCAGCACCTGGTGCGGGCGACCAGACAATTGAATACGGAGCAACACCGCCGGAAGGATTTTGAATACTAGCTGTTCCATTATTACCACCAAAGCAACTTACGTTGGTAGATCCGTTAGGGGTAACTGAGAATGGACTTATAGAACTTAAATTGTCGAGCTGTACAGAAAAAGTGGAGTTGGTACATCCCGGATCGTTAATCGCTTGCCAGGTTAAACTACAAAAGTTTTGAGTTGGAGTAAATGAAACGGTCATGGTGGTCCATCCCATTCCATTCGTAATTTGAGGAGAGGTCCAAACCTGCGAAGAAAAATCGCAAGAAGAACCAGAAGTTACTCCCGGATTACCGGCCCATAAAACGAGATTTCCCGGACAAGATCCTGATCCTGATTGATCATCCTGACCGGCTACATCAACAGTAAAAGTATAGGTAATCCCCGGTGTTAAACAACCTGAAATAAATTGCGAAGCTGTTTCTTGCCATCCGGGAACGGCAACCAGACCAATGTATTGAGTTCCATTGGTAGCAGGTAAATTAATCCCCCAGTTACCCGGTTGGGTATCTGAAGTAGTACCGTTACAGTTGGACCAATCCGGTGGTAATTGATGCGCCGGAGGAGGATTTGGTCCACCCTCAAACGAAGGATTTTGCCAGTTAAGCTGGGTACATTGGGCAAAGGCAGAATAGGAAATAAATGTTAATCCTAAAGCCAGAAGGGTGCGGGTTGCGCGCATGTTACGCTTTTTAGTCAACCAAAAGACGTAAATCCATTAAAACAGTTGCCAAAACGGATTAGATTTCGACGAAAATACTTTATGTTGTTTTCTAGCCTACTCTATTCGATCGCAAAACCTTGAGTTTTATTACTTCCTAATCAAGGTAACTGTACCCTGTTGTTCAAATTTAGATCCATCAACCTTAGTACAGTTCAACAAATAGTAATAGGTTCCTTCCGGACAATCCTTGGCTTTATTCTGACCATTCCAACTTCCGTTAATACCGGAGAAAGCACCAACTTTGAGTCCCCAGCGATCGTAAATCACCATTTCCAAATCGGTAACGCCTTCGGTTAACACGGTAAACACATCATTCACACCATCACCATTAGGTGAAAACACATTGGGAATAAAGATAGAGAAGGGACCAAAAACAGTAATGGTGGCATAACTGGTATCTGAACAAGCACCATTTTGCGAAATCAACATTACCTGGTAAGTTCCTTCATCGAGATATTGTGTTGAAACGGTATCTGCCGAAGTAGAAAAAGAGCCATTGCCTAAATCCCAAATAAAGTTAGAACCACCTTGTGATGTGTTGGTGAAATTTACTTCGAGAGGCATGGAACCTTGACCCGGATTTGCGGAGAAGGAAGAGCTTACATTATTAACAACAATAGAAGTCGTTGCAGATCCACCGCAATTTCCTGGAACGGTATATGTAATTTGAGCAGGTGAATTAGTAACTAAAGATGGATCGAAAGTTCCATTTTGAGGATCGATAATTCCGGTACCGGACCACACTCCCCCAGCCTGGTTAGCCTGAAGTTGTACGTTAGGACCGTTACCGCAAAATGGACCAGCCGCATTAATGCTTATTGTTCCTGCAGTATTAACAAATACTGTAATTGTATCAGCATCAAAACATGCACTAGTGTCACCTGTAATTACGATGTAAGTGGTGGTTACAGTTGGATTTGCTTGTATGGAAGAATTCGTATTAGAAGACAATACTCCATTTTCGAACCAAATAAAATTACTTCCATTTCCTGTGGTTGAAATCGTAATCGGATCTCCCGGACAAATATTCTGATCTGCACCGCCGTCGATTGTTGGTGCAGTTCCAAATTGTACATTGATGGAAGAGGAAACAGAACAACCTGAACCATCCGTAACATTTACAGAATAACTACCGGAATTTGGAGGATTAACAGTAATGGTAGAAGCAGAACTTCCGCCGGTCCAACTGTATGAATAATTCCCGTCACCTCCTGTAACATTCGCTAGCAAAACAGCAGGATCGGAACAATTTCCACCTTGTGAATTGCTAATGTTCAATTGAAGTTGACTTGGTTCATCGATGGTAAATGTTGCAGCGCCAGAACAACCGGCTGCATCTGTAACTGTACAGGTATATGTACCACCTGCCAAACCGGAAACAGCAGTTGTACCTTGTCCACTTGGAGGCGCAGGCGACCAAACAATCGTATAAGGTGCTACTCCACCCGTTGGATTTTGAATTGAAGCAGAACCGTTGTTACTACCAAAACAGGTTACATCCACTTCAGTTAAGGGTACAACCTGAAAAGGAGAAATCGGACTCAAATTATCAATCTGAACAGAAAAAGTGGTACTTGTACAACTAGGATCATTAATAGCTTGCCAGGTTAAACTACAGAAATTTTGAGTTGGCGTAAATGAAACAGTCATGGTGGTCCATCCCATTCCATTAGTAATTTGAGGTGAAGTCCACACCTGTGATGCGAAGTCGCAAGCTGAACCGGAAGTTACTCCAGGATTTCCTGCCCAAAGGACAAGGTTTCCCGGGCAAGAACCGGAACCGGATTGATCATCTTGTCCAGCCACATCAACTGTAAACGTATATGTAACACCTGGAACCAAACATCCGGAAATAAATTGAGAAGCTGTTTCCTGCCATCCCGGAATGGCTACGAGTCCAATATACTGCGAACCATTGGTAGCAGGTAAATTAATACCCCAGTTTCCAGGTTGTGTATCGGAAGTTGTTCCATTACAATTGATCCAATCCGGCGGTAATTGATGAGCCGGCGGCGGTGTTGGTCCACCCTCAAATGAAGGGTTTTGCCAGTTCAACTGATTGCACTGTGAATAAATCACATTTCCTATAAACAGGGACGAAAGCAGGATAAGGTATCTCATTAAATTAAAAGTAATTCAATATCTCATCACTTTAAAATTTAAGAGAAGAAAAAAATGGTCAACCCATAAAGAATTGACCATTTTTTATGAAAAGGTAGTTTTATTACTTTCTAAGGAGCGTTACCGTTCCGTGTTGTTCAAAATCTCCGCCTCCTTGTTTGGTGCATTTAAAAATGTAGAAGTAGGTTCCTTCAGAACAATCTTTTCCATTCTTCTTACCATCCCAGAAACTATTCACATCAGAAAAGCTGTTTACTTCCGTTCCCCAACGATCAGTAACCACCATCGTCATGGTTTCTATTCCGGTAGCTACAACCTTGAACTCATCATTGGTGCCATCACCATTGGGTGAAAATACGTTGGGAATAAACAAAGAGAATGGACTATAAGCATTAATGGTTAAATACAAGGTATCCACGCATCCGTCAACATTCATTGCCACCAGCATCACTGTATAAGTAGTATCATCAATGTACAATGTAGTGGTAGTGTCGTTGGTAGTCGATTCATTTTGGCCATTTCCATAATCCCAGAAATAACCTACACCTCCACTGGTAGTATTAATAAAATTTACCGTTAACGGAGCTGTTC from Flavobacteriales bacterium includes:
- a CDS encoding gliding motility-associated C-terminal domain-containing protein encodes the protein MRYLILLSSLFIGNVIYSQCNQLNWQNPSFEGGPTPPPAHQLPPDWINCNGTTSDTQPGNWGINLPATNGSQYIGLVAIPGWQETASQFISGCLVPGVTYTFTVDVAGQDDQSGSGSCPGNLVLWAGNPGVTSGSACDFASQVWTSPQITNGMGWTTMTVSFTPTQNFCSLTWQAINDPSCTSTTFSVQIDNLSPISPFQVVPLTEVDVTCFGSNNGSASIQNPTGGVAPYTIVWSPAPPSGQGTTAVSGLAGGTYTCTVTDAAGCSGAATFTIDEPSQLQLNISNSQGGNCSDPAVLLANVTGGDGNYSYSWTGGSSASTITVNPPNSGSYSVNVTDGSGCSVSSSINVQFGTAPTIDGGADQNICPGDPITISTTGNGSNFIWFENGVLSSNTNSSIQANPTVTTTYIVITGDTSACFDADTITVFVNTAGTISINAAGPFCGNGPNVQLQANQAGGVWSGTGIIDPQNGTFDPSLVTNSPAQITYTVPGNCGGSATTSIVVNNVSSSFSANPGQGSMPLEVNFTNTSQGGSNFIWDLGNGSFSTSADTVSTQYLDEGTYQVMLISQNGACSDTSYATITVFGPFSIFIPNVFSPNGDGVNDVFTVLTEGVTDLEMVIYDRWGLKVGAFSGINGSWNGQNKAKDCPEGTYYYLLNCTKVDGSKFEQQGTVTLIRK